A portion of the Marinobacter alexandrii genome contains these proteins:
- a CDS encoding alanine racemase — protein MEITTPTLLIDKGKCLKNIDKMLAKAERSNAILRPHFKTHHSASIGSWFKAKGISQCTVSSVSMAKYFAENGWEDITIAFPYNPLEAQEISTLASKVNLHILIESEESLKHALDHINSSVGYFIKVDVGTHRTGVDHRNKDLIQSLVNLSSDALVFKGFLAHAGHTYGSNSYDSIKWIFDGTSKILKELKEEFGGMISYGDTPSCSQIEDLSLFDELRPGNFAFYDWMQHNIGSCGIDEIAICLASPVVAIHKERNEIVIYGGAVHLSKDMIVEKDIMGKDKRCFGKTVRLSDSGWDTAIIGHVDRLSQEHGIVKLSEQEIAHIKLGDLIGVIPVHSCLAADLQGHYLSTSGERIEKMIKN, from the coding sequence ATGGAAATAACTACCCCTACACTACTCATCGATAAAGGAAAGTGCCTCAAGAACATTGATAAGATGTTGGCTAAGGCTGAAAGATCAAACGCAATACTAAGGCCTCATTTCAAAACACATCATTCTGCATCCATTGGAAGTTGGTTTAAGGCAAAAGGAATTAGCCAATGCACGGTAAGCTCTGTCTCAATGGCAAAGTATTTTGCTGAAAATGGCTGGGAAGATATAACCATAGCGTTTCCCTATAATCCCCTTGAGGCCCAAGAAATATCAACATTAGCTAGTAAAGTCAACCTTCATATTCTTATTGAATCTGAAGAAAGCTTAAAGCATGCTTTAGACCATATCAATTCCTCTGTGGGATATTTCATCAAAGTAGATGTTGGTACACATCGAACGGGAGTAGACCATAGAAATAAAGATTTGATCCAATCACTGGTGAATCTTTCTTCTGACGCATTAGTTTTCAAGGGCTTTTTAGCACACGCTGGTCACACATACGGTAGCAATAGTTATGATAGTATTAAATGGATTTTTGATGGTACCTCAAAAATTCTGAAAGAATTGAAAGAAGAATTTGGTGGGATGATTTCTTATGGAGACACACCTTCATGTAGCCAAATCGAAGATCTCTCCCTTTTTGATGAACTCCGCCCTGGTAATTTTGCCTTTTATGATTGGATGCAACATAATATAGGATCTTGTGGAATTGATGAGATCGCTATATGTTTAGCATCCCCAGTTGTTGCCATCCATAAAGAACGCAACGAAATCGTTATCTATGGAGGGGCGGTTCACCTTTCAAAAGATATGATTGTTGAAAAAGACATCATGGGAAAAGATAAACGGTGCTTCGGAAAAACGGTGCGATTGTCAGATTCTGGATGGGACACAGCAATCATTGGTCATGTGGATCGACTTTCACAAGAGCATGGAATTGTTAAATTATCAGAACAAGAGATCGCTCATATAAAACTTGGCGATTTGATTGGGGTTATTCCTGTACATTCGTGCTTGGCTGCTGATTTACAAGGACATTACCTCTCAACTAGCGGAGAACGAATTGAAAAGATGATCAAGAATTAG
- a CDS encoding glycoside hydrolase family 3 N-terminal domain-containing protein produces MQKTFSLLFITVALSGFSRTDPPKDTIDIMIGQMIMIGIGDFNLVDPDRSIFNEIKNGKVGGVVLYEKNILFESPKPELALLVETLQKNASIPLFVSIDEEGGKVSRMKTRYGFPKNVSAQYLGDMDNIDSTQYYANQTASILSRFGINMNYAPVVDVNLNQKNPVIGKLGRSYSSDYSQVIDQAYEVINQHDKRGVVPVLKHFPGHGSSRSDTHLGLTDVTETWQFEEMYPYSALIDSGVVKAVMTAHIVNQSLDGTKIPATLSKRIVTGMLREFLGFEGVIISDDMQMGAINNEYGLREAIKMSIEAGVDMLMFANNVKDYNMVSASTVHAIIKDLLYEGIITRDRVYQSYTRIMKLKADIGLCDEDYYRSLKNKLREYN; encoded by the coding sequence ATGCAAAAAACATTTTCACTGCTTTTTATTACAGTAGCCCTCTCTGGTTTCTCACGTACTGATCCTCCGAAGGATACCATTGATATCATGATTGGTCAGATGATCATGATTGGTATTGGAGATTTTAACCTCGTCGATCCAGATAGATCTATTTTCAATGAAATAAAAAATGGAAAAGTGGGAGGAGTTGTTCTTTATGAAAAAAACATTCTCTTCGAAAGTCCTAAACCAGAGCTAGCCTTACTAGTAGAGACACTTCAGAAAAATGCTTCTATACCTCTTTTTGTTAGTATCGATGAGGAGGGAGGAAAAGTTAGCCGAATGAAAACTCGCTATGGATTTCCTAAAAATGTATCTGCTCAATATTTGGGTGACATGGATAACATAGATTCTACACAGTATTATGCCAATCAGACTGCCTCCATTCTGAGTCGTTTTGGGATCAATATGAATTATGCTCCTGTGGTAGATGTAAACCTAAATCAAAAAAACCCTGTCATAGGAAAACTGGGTAGAAGCTATTCTTCGGATTACTCACAAGTAATTGATCAAGCATATGAGGTAATCAATCAGCATGACAAAAGAGGTGTTGTTCCTGTACTAAAGCACTTCCCTGGACATGGGAGCAGTCGAAGCGATACCCATTTAGGTTTAACTGATGTCACAGAGACCTGGCAATTCGAGGAAATGTACCCTTATTCAGCGCTTATAGATAGTGGAGTTGTAAAAGCTGTAATGACAGCACATATAGTTAATCAATCACTTGATGGTACCAAGATCCCAGCAACTCTTTCCAAACGAATTGTTACGGGAATGCTTAGAGAATTTCTTGGGTTCGAAGGCGTAATAATATCAGACGATATGCAAATGGGAGCAATTAACAATGAATATGGTTTACGTGAGGCTATTAAAATGTCGATTGAAGCCGGAGTAGATATGTTAATGTTTGCCAACAATGTGAAAGATTATAATATGGTATCTGCCAGTACGGTCCATGCCATTATCAAAGACTTATTGTATGAAGGTATAATTACTCGAGATCGTGTTTATCAATCATACACGCGAATTATGAAATTAAAAGCTGATATTGGACTTTGCGATGAGGACTATTATCGTTCGTTGAAAAATAAATTGAGAGAATATAACTAA
- a CDS encoding bestrophin family ion channel, translated as MIQYNPKSWFSLIFDVYSRYVIRALFPLILFAGVLTFFLCFLFIDVLGVNIVDTKAFHSILGVILGLFLVLRTNTAYDRWWEGRKLWGQLVNDTRQLAIKMSTFLPEDAKEDRLFFKKMIPNITFAMKHHLRNSILVGEMDFYDEASKKRIINSNHRPNIINKLIMERVMQLNDQGILTPERLFIIDKEIKGFTDIIGACERIKSTPIPYSYSMFIKKFLFIYCITLPMTFIGEFGYWSVILVVVAFYFLMSVELISEEIEDPFGRDINDLPLDELCVKIKKNIIEIFNNN; from the coding sequence ATGATCCAATACAACCCAAAATCGTGGTTTTCGCTAATCTTTGACGTATATAGTAGGTACGTTATAAGAGCGCTTTTTCCACTTATCTTATTTGCTGGAGTACTCACCTTTTTCTTATGTTTTCTTTTCATCGATGTGTTGGGCGTCAATATCGTTGATACTAAAGCATTTCACTCCATTCTTGGGGTAATCTTAGGATTGTTTTTAGTATTAAGAACAAATACTGCCTATGATAGGTGGTGGGAAGGGCGAAAACTTTGGGGCCAGCTTGTAAACGACACAAGGCAACTGGCTATCAAGATGTCTACATTCTTACCAGAGGATGCCAAAGAAGATAGGCTCTTCTTCAAAAAGATGATTCCTAATATCACTTTTGCAATGAAGCATCATTTAAGAAATAGCATCCTTGTAGGAGAAATGGATTTCTATGATGAGGCCTCCAAAAAGAGAATAATTAATAGCAATCACCGTCCAAACATTATCAACAAACTGATTATGGAGCGTGTAATGCAGCTAAACGATCAGGGAATACTTACCCCAGAAAGACTATTCATTATTGATAAAGAAATTAAGGGATTCACAGACATTATAGGAGCATGTGAGCGTATTAAGTCTACACCGATACCATACTCATACAGTATGTTTATCAAAAAATTCCTTTTCATTTATTGCATTACTTTGCCAATGACCTTTATTGGAGAATTTGGATATTGGTCCGTAATTCTGGTTGTTGTGGCATTCTATTTTTTAATGAGTGTAGAGCTCATTTCAGAAGAAATTGAAGATCCATTTGGTCGTGACATAAATGACCTTCCATTGGATGAACTTTGTGTAAAGATTAAAAAGAACATCATAGAAATTTTCAACAATAACTAA